A window of the Gossypium hirsutum isolate 1008001.06 chromosome A03, Gossypium_hirsutum_v2.1, whole genome shotgun sequence genome harbors these coding sequences:
- the LOC107927945 gene encoding SWI/SNF complex subunit SWI3D encodes MEEKRRDAGNSPAGPSSAELEPATTRRRAGAQKRKANSLSGSSSSSTPSKRATREKSSNLISHSSINHNGPLTRARQGAPSGNLALGLGSGFGGAKLEERILVKESVKAEDLEELNKASEELEALEAKIEAEFEAVGSRDSNAHVVPNHCGWFSWKKAHHVEECILPSFFNGKSPVRTPDVYLEIRNSIMKKFHANPSVKIESKDLQDIEVGDLDARQEVLEFLDYWGLINFHPFPPGDSAVVSADGDCDGIAKKDSLLENLFHFEVIESRPSVVPKANLSTPSMPSGFLPESAVLDDLLRLEGPSVDYHCNSCSADCSRKRYHCQKQADFDLCTDCFNNRKFGSGMSSSDFILMEPGEASGLSGGKWTDQETLLLLEALELYKENWNEIAEHVATKTKAQCILHFLQMPIEDVFFNSDDNIDTNSKETSAPAVVTDETSVPKDVSEATETKTTSQEDQVPQEDQTQTTPVDASKPEDEKEKRESEEMSKPETGTDIKCAPETSKPEETDEAKDGEDTKENCAIMALREAFEAVGYNLTSESTLSFADVGNPVMALAGFFARLAGPKIGAASAQTSLKALSGSSPNIQLAARNCFLLEDPPDDKKEQTGSESVVNDAGNQDAQNVENSENKSLKEDKSTPVLNQKSSSSNHADQNAETSLPEEKVTSASPNCLSTDKKEPGTCATSKEAKKASQSKDHEPGVMRGSDNLASQVPPSSAEETWGKETSAQESSQRTEVVKEVEMSESVPLEKNEPADAAASEPVAELSEPAEASENVETVSGSPSRAKNEQQPVKSSSGGELSQPTKASNDIEMVSDSQPSERSELQQPVTSNSVNENGTSTDVITEGKSESHTSTETKDDSSIDKVKRAAVTALSAAAVKAKLLAGQEEDQIRQLTTSLIEKQFSKMEAKLGFFNEMEGLMMRVKQQLDRSRQKLYHERTQIIAARLGLPASSSRAMPPANTANRIATNYANSVARPPMRTTAARPPMQRPMGPMAPTSSNPFVSTTVAGSSIRPASQDNLSSVRTK; translated from the exons ATGGAGGAGAAACGCCGGGACGCGGGGAACTCACCGGCTGGACCGAGCTCAGCCGAGCTGGAGCCGGCAACAACTCGCCGTCGAGCTGGAGCACAAAAGAGGAAAGCTAATTCTCTTTCCGGGTCCAGCTCATCATCGACGCCGTCGAAACGGGCTACACGGGAGAAGTCATCTAACTTGATCTCCCACTCTTCGATCAACCATAACGGTCCTTTAACTAGGGCTCGCCAAGGAGCGCCTAGTGGAAACCTAGCCTTGGGTTTGGGCTCGGGATTCGGTGGCGCGAAGCTTGAGGAGAGGATTTTGGTTAAAGAGAGTGTGAAGGCTGAAGATTTGGAGGAATTGAATAAGGCAAGTGAAGAGTTGGAGGCTTTGGAAGCTAAGATTGAAGCTGAGTTTGAAGCTGTTGGGTCTCGTGACAGTAATGCGCACGTGGTTCCTAATCATTGCG GATGGTTTTCATGGAAAAAAGCTCACCATGTGGAGGAATGTATATTACCTTCATTCTTTAATGGGAAATCCCCAGTGCGTACCCCTGATGTGTACTTGGAGATACGTAATAGCATTATGAAGAAATTTCATGCAAATCCGAGTGTAAAAATTGAGTCTAAAGATCTGCAAGATATTGAAGTTGGCGACTTGGATGCAAGGCAGGAAGTACTGGAGTTCTTGGACTACTGGGGTTTGATTAACTTTCATCCATTCCCTCCAGGTGATTCTGCCGTGGTCAGCGCTGATGGTGATTGTGACGGGATAGCAAAAAAGGATTCTTTGCTTGAAAATTTGTTTCACTTTGAGGTGATTGAATCGCGCCCATCAGTTGTTCCCAAAGCTAACCTTTCAACTCCATCCATGCCATCTGGGTTTCTTCCTGAATCTGCAGTTCTTGATGATTTGTTGAGACTTGAGGGACCATCTGTTGATTACCATTGCAACTCTTGTTCAGCTGATTGCTCTCGGAAGCGCTACCATTGCCAGAAGCAG GCAGATTTTGACTTATGTACTGATTGCTTTAACAACCGGAAGTTTGGCTCTGGCATGTCTTCTTCTGATTTTATTCTCATGGAGCCTGGTGAGGCCTCTGGCCTTAGCGGCGGGAAGTGGACAGATCAGGAAACTCTCCTTCTTCTCGAGGCACTAGAACTTTATAAAGAAAACTGGAATGAGATTGCAGAGCATGTTGCGACAAAAACCAAAGCTCAATGCATACTGCACTTTCTTCAAATGCCAATTGAGGATGTATTCTTTAATTCTGATGATAATATAGACACTAATTCCAAAGAAACATCTGCACCTGCTGTAGTGACTGATGAAACATCTGTCCCTAAAGATGTCTCTGAAGCAACAGAGACTAAGACTACTTCTCAGGAAGATCAGGTTCCTCAAGAAGATCAGACCCAGACTACACCCGTGGATGCTTCAAAACCTGAAgatgagaaagaaaagagagagagtgAGGAAATGTCAAAACCTGAAACAGGAACCGACATAAAATGTGCTCCAGAAACATCAAAGCCAGAAGAAACAGATGAAGCAAAAGATGGAGAAGACACTAAAGAAAATTGTGCAATTATGGCTCTAAGGGAGGCATTCGAAGCTGTTGGTTATAATTTAACATCTGAGAGTACACTCTCATTTGCTGATGTGGGAAACCCCgtcatggcattg GCAGGATTCTTTGCACGCCTTGCTGGGCCCAAAATTGGTGCTGCTTCAGCACAGACTTCACTGAAAGCATTGTCTGGTAGTTCTCCCAACATTCAACTGGCTGCAAGGAACTGCTTTCTTTTGGAAGATCCACCAGATGACAAGAAGGAACAAACTGGTTCTGAGAG TGTTGTCAATGATGCCGGTAATCAGGATGCTCAGAATGTCGAAAATTCAGAAAACAAAAGCCTCAAGGAGGACAAGTCCACCCCTGTTTTGAATCAGAAAAGTTCATCGAGCAACCATGCAGACCAAAATGCTGAAACTTCTCTTCCTGAAGAAAAGGTGACATCAGCTTCACCTAATTGCCTATCCACTGATAAGAAAGAGCCAGGTACTTGTGCAACCAGTAAGGAAGCTAAAAAGGCTAGTCAGTCAAAAGATCATGAACCAGGTGTAATGAGGGGATCAGATAACTTGGCATCCCAGGTTCCACCAAGTTCTGCGGAGGAGACTTGGGGGAAGGAAACCTCAGCACAAGAGTCTTCTCAACGAACAGAGGTAGTGAAGGAAGTAGAAATGTCCGAGTCTGTTCCATTAGAAAAGAATGAGCCTGCTGATGCAGCTGCATCAGAGCCAGTGGCAGAGCTATCTGAACCAGCAGAGGCATCAGAAAATGTAGAGACGGTTTCTGGCTCTCCATCTAGAGCAAAGAATGAGCAACAACCGGTTAAATCAAGTTCTGGTGGAGAGCTTTCTCAGCCTACAAAGGCATCAAATGATATAGAAATGGTGTCTGATTCACAGCCATCAGAAAGGAGCGAACTTCAGCAACCAGTCACATCTAATTCAGTAAATGAAAATGGAACAAGCACAG ATGTGATTACAGAAGGTAAAAGTGAGAGCCATACCTCTACAGAAACAAAAGATGATAGTAGCATTGATAAAGTAAAGCGTGCTGCCGTAACAGCACTCTCAGCAGCTGCAGTGAAGGCCAAACTTCTTGCAGGCCAGGAAGAGGATCAAATCCGGCAACTTACAACATCATTAATAGAAAAGCAG TTTTCTAAGATGGAAGCCAAATTAGGTTTCTTCAATGAAATGGAGGGTCTCATGATGAGGGTAAAACAGCAATTAGACAGATCAAGGCAGAAGCTTTACCATGAACGAACTCAAATTATTGCAGCTCGACTGGGGTTACCAGCTTCCTCCTCTAGAGCAATGCCACCAGCAAATACCGCAAATAGAATTGCAACCAACTATGCAAATTCAGTCGCAAGGCCTCCGATGAGAACAACTGCCGCAAGACCACCAATGCAAAGACCTATGGGGCCTATGGCTCCTACCTCATCCAATCCATTTGTATCTACAACAGTTGCAGGAAGTTCAATCCGGCCTGCTAGCCAAGACAACCTTTCTTCAGTCAGAACAAAGTAG
- the LOC107927891 gene encoding probable CCR4-associated factor 1 homolog 11, with the protein MLISSNKSIVVRRVFAEDLDNELWLIKAAILRYPFVFMDTEFPGTIFKPSKQVACEDNPVINYHYMKSNVDALQIIQLGLSLSDAQGNLPDFDSPFCYVWEFNFKDFNINRDHYASTSIELLKRQGIDFEKNKEKGIDSRDFAKKLLDYGLVFNCYGLNGITWITFHGAYDFGFMLKILTQSPLPLDLHSFVYQLAFFFGYNLKGAEETGDNLCLKQLKGFQFESAESYDTDSSNTSSLPCKFNIITIHNHSTTNDSSNSYSNHADQNAETSLPEEKMTSASPSCLSTDKQHSQQQQ; encoded by the exons ATGTTGATTTCTAGCAATAAGTCAATCGTTGTGAGACGAGTTTTTGCTGAAGATTTGGACAATGAACTCTGGTTGATTAAGGCAGCAATTCTGAGGTATCCTTTTGTATTTATGGATACTGAATTTCCAGGGACAATTTTTAAACCAAGTAAGCAAGTGGCTTGTGAAGATAATCCCgttattaattatcattatatgaaGTCGAATGTTGACGCGCTTCAAATTATTCAGCTCGGCTTGAGTCTTTCAGATGCTCAAGGTAATTTGCCGGATTTTGATTCTCCCTTTTGTTATGTTTGggaatttaattttaaagatttcaatATCAATCGAGACCACTATGCTAGCACTTCTATCGAGCTACTCAAACGTCAAGGGATAGATTTTGAGAAGAATAAAGAGAAGGGGATTGATTCTAGAGATTTTGCAAAGAAGCTTTTGGATTATGGTTTGGTTTTCAACTGTTATGGTCTGAATGGTATTACTTGGATTACTTTTCACGGGGCTTATGACTTTGGATTCATGCTAAAGATTCTTACTCAAAGTCCATTGCCCTTGGATCTTCACTCATTCGTGTATCAATTGGCTTTTTTCTTTGGCTACAAC CTGAAAGGTGCAGAGGAAACAGGGGATAATCTTTGTTTGAAACAGCTGAAAGGTTTCCAATTCGAAAGTGCTGAAAGTTAT GATACTGATTCATCAAACACGTCTTCCCTACCCTGCAAGTTCAACATCATCACAATTCACAATCATTCGACAACAAACGACAGCAGTAATTCCTACAGCAACCATGCTGACCAAAATGCTGAAACTTCTCTTCCTGAAGAAAAGATGACATCAGCTTCACCCAGTTGCCTATCCACTGATAAACAGCACTCTCAGCAGCAGCAGTGA
- the LOC107927994 gene encoding ras-related protein Rab7, which produces MPSRRRTLLKVIILGDSGVGKTSLMNQYVNKKFSNQYKATIGADFLTKEVQFEDRLFTLQIWDTAGQERFQSLGVAFYRGADCCVLVYDVNSMKSFDNLNNWREEFLIQASPSDPENFPFVVLGNKIDVDGGNSRVVSEKKARAWCASKGNIPYFETSAKEGVNVEEAFQCIAEDALKSGEEEDIYLPDTIDVGSSSSQPRSSGCEC; this is translated from the exons ATGCCGTCTCGCCGTAGAACCCTGTTGAAGGTCATCATCCTCGGCGACAGCGG GGTAGGGAAGACGTCTTTGATGAATCA ATATGTAAATAAGAAATTTAGCAATCAGTATAAGGCGACGATTGGAGCTGATTTTTTGACAAAGGAAGTGCAGTTTGAGGATAGGCTTTTTACCTTACAG ATCTGGGACACAGCTGGCCAGGAAAGATTCCAGAGCCTAGGTGTTGCATTCTATCGTGGTGCTGATTGTTGTGTTCTTGTATATGATGTCAACTCAATGAAATCGTTTGACAAccttaacaactggagagaagAATTTCTTATTCAG GCAAGCCCTTCGGATCCTGAGAATTTCCCGTTTGTTGTTTTGGGGAACAAAATTGATGTTGATGGTGGAAACAGTAGAGTG GTGTCTGAGAAAAAGGCCCGAGCATGGTGTGCCTCAAAAGGAAATATCCCCTATTTCGAGACATCTGCCAAGGAAGGAGTTAACGTGGAAGAAGCTTTCCAATGCATAGCGGAGGATGCTCTAAAGAGTGGGGAAGAGGAAGACAT ATACTTGCCCGATACCATAGATGTTGGGAGCAGCAGCAGCCAACCAAGGTCAAGCGGATGCGAATGTTGA
- the LOC107927947 gene encoding coatomer subunit gamma produces the protein MAQPLVKKDDDRDDEVDYSPFLGIEKGAVLQEARVFNDPQLDPRRCSQVITKLLYLLNQGETFTKVEATEVFFAVTKLFQSRDMGLRRMVYVIIKELSPSADEVIIVTSSLMKDMTSKTDMYRANAIRVLCRITDGTLLTQIERYLKQAIVDKNPVVASAALVSGIHLLQTNPEIVKRWSNEVQEAVQSRAALVQFHALALLHQIRQNDRLAVNKLVSSLTRGSVRSPLAQCLLIRYTSQVIRESTNDTQTGDRPFYDFLEGCLRHKAEMVIFEAARAITELNGVTSRELTPAITVLQLFLSSSKPVLRFAAVRTLNKVAMSHPMAVTNCNIDMESLISDQNRSIATLAITTLLKTGNESSVDRLMKQITNFMSDIADEFKIVVVDAIRSLCLKFPLKHRSLMNFLSNILREEGGFEYKKAIVDSIVILIRDIPEAKESGLLHLCEFIEDCEFTYLSTQILHFLGIEGPKTSDPSKYIRYIYNRVHLENATVRAGAVSTLAKFGAMVDGLKPRIFVLLRRCLFDNDDEVRDRATLYLNTLGGDGAVVETDEGVKEFLFGSLDVPLVNLENSLKNYDPSEKAFDINSVPKDVKTQPLAEKKATSKKPTGLGAPPPGPPSTVDAYEKLLSSIPEFASFGKLFKSSAPVELTEAETEYAVNVVKHIFDGHVVFQYNCTNTIPEQLLENVTVIVDASEAEEFAEVASKPLRQLPYDSPGQTFVAFEKPEGVSAVGKFSNMLRFIVKEVDPSTGEAEDDGVEDEYQLEDLELVAADYMLKVGVSNFRNAWESMGVDFERVDEYGLGPRDSLAEAVNAVINLLGMQPCEGTEVVPPNSRSHTCLLSGVYLGNVKVLVRLQFGLDGPKDVAMKLAVRSEDETVSDTIHEIVASG, from the exons ATGGCACAGCCTTTAGTGAAGAAAGACGATGATCGTGACGATGAAG TGGATTACTCTCCCTTTTTGGGGATTGAGAAGGGTGCCGTTCTTCAAGAAGCGAGGGTCTTTAATGACCCTCAGCTTGATCCACGAAGATGCTCTCAG GTTATAACAAAGCTTCTTTATCTACTGAACCAAGGAGAAACGTTCACTAAG GTTGAAGCCACAGAAGTTTTCTTCGCTGTGACGAAGCTCTTCCAATCAAGGGATATGGGTTTGAGGAGAATGGTCTATGTGATAATAAAGGAACTATCTCCATCAGCAGATGAG GTTATTATTGTTACGAGCTCTCTCATGAAGGACATGACTAGCAAGACTGATATGTATCGAGCAAATGCTATTCGTGTACTTTGCCGGATAACAGATGGAACTCTTCTTACCCAGATTGAGAGATACTTGAAACAAGCAATTGTTGACAAAAATCCAGTTGTTGCAAGTGCAGCCCTAGTCAGTGGTATTCACTTGCTGCAG ACAAACCCTGAGATTGTTAAAAGATGGAGTAATGAGGTCCAAGAAGCTGTTCAATCAAGAGCAGCCCTTGTGCAGTTTCATGCCCTAGCATTGCTCCACCAG ATACGGCAAAATGATCGACTAGCTGTTAATAAGCTGGTCAGTAGTTTGACAAGGGGAAGTGTCCGTTCACCTTTAGCCCAATGCCTGTTGATACGGTATACTAGTCAG GTCATTCGGGAGTCAACCAATGACACTCAAACAGGGGATCGCCCTTTTTATGATTTTCTTGAGGGCTGCCTGCGCCACAAGGCTGAGATGGTGATTTTTGAAGCTGCAAGAGCAATCACAGAGCTCAATGGTGTGACAAGCCGAGAATTGACACCGGCAATCACTGTTCTTCAGCTTTTCTTAAGCTCTTCTAAGCCAGTGCTGAGATTTGCTGCAGTTCGTACGCTGAACAAG GTTGCAATGTCTCATCCAATGGCTGTTACTAACTGCAATATTGACATGGAGAGTTTAATTTCTGACCAAAATAGAAGCATTGCCACACTTGCAATCACTACCCTTCTCAAGACTGGAAATGAGTCAAGTGTGGATCGCCTGATGAAGCAGATAACTAATTTTATGTCTGATATTGCTGATGAATTTAAAATTGTTGTGGTGGACGCCATAAGATCACTATGCTTAAAGTTTCCATTGAAGCACAGATCTTT GATGAATTTCTTAAGCAATATTTTAAGGGAGGAAGGTGGATTTGAGTACAAAAAGGCCATTGTAGATTCAATTGTGATTCTAATCAGAGATATCCCTGAAGCAAAGGAGAGTGGATTGCTTCATTTGTGTGAGTTCATTGAAGATTGTGAATTCACATATCTTTCCACACAG ATACTCCATTTCTTGGGGATTGAAGGCCCAAAAACATCTGATCCAAGCAAATATATACGTTACATTTACAACCGTGTGCATCTTGAGAATGCCACTGTCCGGGCTGGTGCAGTGAGCACCCTAGCAAAATTTGGTGCTATGGTTGATGGATTGAAG CCCCGCATATTTGTTCTCTTAAGGCGCTGTCTTTTTGACAATGATGATGAG GTTCGTGACAGGGCTACACTCTATCTTAATACACTTGGTGGTGATGGTGCAGTTGTTGAAACTGATGAAGGTGTAAAGGAGTTTCTCTTTGGTTCACTAGATGTCCCTCTGGTGAACTTGGAGAACAGTttgaaaaattat GATCCGTCAGAAAAGGCATTTGACATTAATTCTGTGCCAAAGGACGTCAAGACTCAGCCACTTGCTGAGAAGAAAGCTACAAGTAAAAAACCAACTGGTCTTGGTGCTCCTCCCCCTGGCCCTCCATCAACTGTTGATGCTTACGAGAAGCTGCTTTCATCAATTCCCGAGTTCGCAAGCTTTGGCAAGCTCTTCAAG TCCTCTGCACCTGTGGAGTTGACAGAAGCAGAAACGGAATATGCAGTTAATGTCGTCAAACATATTTTTGATGGTCATGTTGTGTTTCAGTACAACTGCACTAATACTATTCCAGAGCAATTATTGGAGAAC GTAACTGTTATTGTGGATGCTTCAGAGGCTGAGGAATTTGCTGAAGTAGCTTCAAAGCCTTTAAGACAACTTCCATATGATTCACCCGGACAGACCTTCGTGGCATTTGAAAAGCCAGAGGGGGTCTCAGCTGTTGGAAAGTTTTCAAATATGCTGAGGTTCATTGTAAAAGAG GTTGATCCAAGTACTGGCGAGGCTGAGGATGACGGAGTAGAGGACGAGTACCAACTGGAGGACCTTGAACTTGTTGCAGCCGATTACATGTTGAAGGTGGGTGTCTCTAATTTCAGGAATGCATGGGAAAGCATGGGTGTGGACTTTGAACGTGTAGATGAATATGGCCTTGGCCCAAGGGATAGCCTAGCCGAAGCTGTAAATGCTGTCATTAATCTTCTCGGCATGCAACCGTGCGAG GGCACAGAGGTTGTCCCTCCAAATTCAAGGTCACACACTTGTCTTTTATCTGGGGTATACCTAGGCAATGTGAAAGTGCTTGTGCGGTTGCAATTCGGACTTGACGGTCCGAAGGACGTCGCCATGAAACTTGCTGTTAGATCCGAGGATGAAACTGTTAGTGACACCATTCATGAGATCGTAGCTAGCGGTTAG